TGATTAACACTTTCAAAAGCCTTGGTTATTGCATCTTTAATTTTATAAGGCATAAATTCTTGAATAGAACCATCTCTTTTTATTATTAACATTGTCTCCTCCTATATATAGTATAGTTTCTTATAAATATACCCTATATATAGGAAGGATGCATTGATTTTTGTCAAAGATTTTTAGAAAAATTTTCTTCCCATTCATTAAAAGATTTACTAAAGTACTCTATCCTGGATTTTTTAAATTCCCTTGTAGAATATAAAGGTTTAAAGTCTTTTATATTGAATTTCTTTGATATTTCTATTATTACTTGATTTACTTCATCTTCTGATTTCCCATGAATCATAGAAAATAAGTTGTAATGCCAGTTTTGATACCTTGGTCTTATGTAACAATGGGAAACAGACTTATACTGTGATAGTTCTTCACCTACCCCATTTACAACTTCATCTGGCACGTTCCATACAACCATTGCATTTGCTGTAAATCCTGCTTTCCTGTGATTTAGGATTGTTGCAAACCTTCTTATGTATCCGGCTTCTAATAAGTTATTTATCTCTTCAAAAAATGTATCATAATCTATATTTAATGTTTCTACTATTTCCTTAAAAGGTTCTTTTACTGGCATTATGTCTTTTTGAAGATAATACATTATATCCTTATGTAATTGAGTTAGATTTATATCTTTATACTCTCTTCTTTTAAT
The nucleotide sequence above comes from Sulfurihydrogenibium subterraneum DSM 15120. Encoded proteins:
- a CDS encoding Lrp/AsnC family transcriptional regulator, whose amino-acid sequence is MKDEFLKIIQSSFPLEKRPFEDIAKRLNSTEEEILNLYKNLKEEKIIRQTSAILETKKVGYKSTLVAFSVKDIEKAAEIINTHPGVSHNYERNHEIFNLWFTLAVPEDSKLGIEKTIEILANVTNAEQCIILPTIKMFKIGVVLDTTASSVEKENIKRREYKDINLTQLHKDIMYYLQKDIMPVKEPFKEIVETLNIDYDTFFEEINNLLEAGYIRRFATILNHRKAGFTANAMVVWNVPDEVVNGVGEELSQYKSVSHCYIRPRYQNWHYNLFSMIHGKSEDEVNQVIIEISKKFNIKDFKPLYSTREFKKSRIEYFSKSFNEWEENFSKNL